CACACCATGTCAATTAGGATCATACTGTGCGGTTACTGAGAAGGCCTTGGACTGGCAAACATCATTAATAAAAACTGAGTCAGCTCCCATCATACTAGAGCTGTCAAATCAGTTTTCAACTATGAAACATTTTCAAGGGGCGAGCAGACATTTGACGTGTCAGATGCAGATAGATTATTTAGCATTGACCACagctaaatttaaaataattttggttGTTTTGGTGTTGAAGCATTTGCACATGTGGAAAAATGGTTCATTCAGGTAGGAGTCGCCATCTGGGATCAATTTGCTGTAAAGAAATAAGCAGCGGCAGATGTTAACATCTAAAAATAGTTGCAATATTGAACAAAGCAAATGTTCCAATTAATTGTGCGATTAAACTCTGCACAGATGACATGACTTGATTTGCCCTTAGATCTGCTTCTGCTTTCAGCCTGTTGAAATGTGCTCTCCCCATTGGGACATCATGTAATTAAATCATGGTCATGAAAAAGAAATTTGCATAGTCAGCAAGAACTGCACTGGGACACACTCCAACATTAATATTCTCTCTCCCCCCCATTTAGTTGATTTATGCTGAAGTTCTCTAACCCTGAAAGTAACCATTTCCAACACTTTTTAAACTCCTGGGTTGAAATAAACCAAATTTGGGTTACAAACTGAACCGACACACAAAGTTGGGTTATTTTCTTCACAAAACGACCcatttttgtacaaaacaaTCCAAATAAAAGGATCCAAGTTCCTGGGTCGGTCTAATTTTTAGCCCAGCATTTTAAGGGTGAAGACCATGTGGAATTCAGAAATCATAGTAAATGCACTCAAGCCTAAAACTTCTGTAAAGATCAGAAGAGCAGTCAAATCAAAATATTCATGAGACGAATAATATGTTCAATAGTCCCGgagcttttggggggggggggggggggggctaggtGCAAATGTATTGGGATATCGCGCTGTAGCTATTGGGCAGAACGGCAAAgataaaatattaaaatcaCTACTATTAAGCCAAATTTGGCAAATTTGAGAAGTCATACTGTATGTTGAAAGTGTGCAGCTAAAATCAATGggggagcggggggggggggggggggtgaaaatgTTCTTACCTCGCAAAAGTAACACCACCGACAGCGGCACAAGGATGTGCAACATGTTTCTTGATGTGATGTGAGGGGAACTCATCCCACAATAAAATCAAGGCAAAATGTCCTAATTCAAAGGACAGAAGTGAAATTGCGGCATCCTTCTTTAAATAccggcaaaaaaacaaaaaaaaactgaagacgAGGCAAACTTGTTCCAGGTACACACAAATGCTAGACAAACAATTCTAAAATAAACCTTTATAAAAGGTGCCTTTGTTGTTGGGTTGTTTGTCGTCTTCTTTGACTTGAATATGAAAAGCAGGAACATGCGCGCATTTTTGTGCCTCTTTCAATCATTTTTGGAAAAGAGAATGGATTAAATGTTTGCTCCGTGTCTAAGATCCCGGCAGCAATGTGTCCCAAAGAAGCAAAAGATGAGAAATGTGTTGAATGGCGTCTCCTCAAAGCATCACTTTGTCTTTTGCGCCTCTGCCGTAAAAAATGCACACCCCCAAAAAAGAACAGTTCAAGTCCAAACACCACACATCATACCGCTCCGATGAAAGCTTTCATCAAGTCCGGATGAGAACTCCAGCTGCTCCCACTGCACTAGAAGCAGAGATGAATAAAATTGCAGCTTCCAACCCACTTTGGCATCAGGTGCCTCAAATACAGTATTCTACGAAAGTCCGACTTCAATACAACgtcgagtgcgtgcgtgcgtgcgtaggcATCTTATTGGCTCCAGCCACAAAAACGTgtcggggttggggttggggtggggGAGAAGGATGCCAATAACGGGGATAGTAAGTTGCACTGACGCACAAGACATCAGCTGGGCAAGCTCGACAAATACAAGTCCCCACACACCCGTACACAGGCGTCAGGTCGTCCGATGAACAATGACGCGCTCATCATCTCATTGAATTCAAATGCATTGCTGGACGTAGAATTATCGTCTGTAATAATTGAATAATATTGCCCTTTTGCAGTAGTTTAGGATGACCCCCTGTGTCTTTTAAGAAGAGAATGCAAACTTGTCCCAAAAAGTGCATGAACTTGCACTTCATGGAGGGTACCAGCGACCCCTTGTGCTCTAAATGCTCAACTGACAATTGAGGTTGCGTTCATGTATTATGGCTGATAACATCGTGGTTATCATCACAAAGAGGTGAAGAAGTCAACAGATTAGACCTTTGTGCGAGATAGAAATCCATTGCATTCATTTGAATAGACACTGGTTTTATTCAATGTATTAATTATAATGCAGTCGAGGATTAAATGCTCAGTTGCATCGTCTTTCTCCTTCAATATGATCTGTGAGACTACTGAAAAAACTACTGACAATTTAAAATTTAGAAtgtacacgttttttttttttaatagaaatcCAGTCATCATAATTGCAATTAATGCCTAGTGAGGATAAGGTGGTGGGCGGATAGATGATAGCACTTTTTGTGAACTACAAGATCCGACTCATTGTGCCTCTTCTTCTGACCTCACTTTTAACATATTTTAACATATGTTTGATGACTTTTCATTCAATTAGTTGCAAGGAAAAAACAGGCATTTATTTCTGCCAAGATGTGTGCAATTTGATGCTGGAAGCTGTCTGTGAAAAGCATTAGAAGTAGGGGTAGCATAAAGTGTTGATGGAGAGAAGTCCCCTTGCTCCTTTAAATGGTGAGCTGGTGGGCCAAAATAATCATACGAAAGGAGTTCTTTCTGACACTCCAATAAATCCCTTGAAACTGAAGCCATACTGAAGTCCATTGAGCAGCTGGAAAGCAGATAGAGCAACATGCACTACCCTAGTGACTTGGGTTACGTCTTCTGTAGCTGAAAGTCATTAAAACATGTCTGGACTCCTTGAGGCTCTCCATATGGAAATTACATTTTGCCGGCCAAATTACTGAAGTGTTGGCTGCTGTAAAAACACGCACATCATCCATCTCCTGTGCGAGAAGGACCAGCACAAAGAATGCATACTCTTCGAGCGGTGCAACATGAAAGTATGACATCAAGTAGATTGTGTGTGAACAGATGTGGCATTTAGATCGGGAGACTGAATGACGACTTTGATGTTCAGAAAAAGGTCTCAAGTCTGTGATGCCTTAGAAGTTCTTATGCCTTGGACATCGATCCGGAGGATGAAATGCCACACATGTAAGGATGAACAAAAATACCTTTACATTCTTATCTGGGAAGTCTGACTTTGGAGCAAGTGCATTTTTGTGAACTTTCTAAAAATGACATCTGTAAAAATAGCATGCATATCTGTAGGAGCGTGCGTGAGTACATGTTATTGTTATTGGTGAAAAGCTGATGTTTGAGGAGGTTCGATATGATCTTTGAAAGGAAGCAGAATTCAAATTTGAGGCGATGTCTTCAAACATCTGGAATTTGGTGCTTGGGATGGAGAGCAGGCCAGCATCAAATGAGTGCAGGGGTGTCGGGATGATATGGTGGAGCCGAGCCAATGTGTGGAGGGATTTATAGGTCATTAGTAGAACGTTGAAGACTAGTGAAGGTGTATGAGGGTGGAAGTGATGAGCTGCCAGGGCTTTGAGTGGGTGATAACTCTGGCCGTGGAGTTCGGGACATTCTGGAGCCTCTCCAGGACTTTCTTGCACTAATCCAGATGAGGAGTGATCAGTGAGTAATGGGTGGAGtctgaatttcattttttttacttggtgatGGATTTGATGCAGAATAGGAATGACTGACTACAATAATCCATAATTTGCAGGCTTTGAACAAATGAAAGCAGCGGCAGTTATTTCAACTCAAGTCGGCCTTAACAAAAGCAAGAAAATCAACCCATCCATTTCCATGAAGATGAATACTGGAAGTGCTGAATCAACCCTACACAATAACAGACTGCAATAAGAGTCTTTAAGTCCAACATAACAACTTACAATTTAAGGAGAACGACAAAGGCTTCaatgcaaaaagtacaaacctttatTGACCACTGTTGTACATATTTTAAATTCCAACCCTGAGTAGAAAAAGTGGAAcatataacattttattttggtgTATGACCTGACAGGACAAAATACTGCATAAAGTTAATCGAAGATATCTTTTTTGTAGTTGCTCTGTCTCACCCTATGACCTTCAGTAACTCCCTGGGCCATACATTCCTCCTGTTCTTTGTATTGAGTCTAAGGAATCATTCCATAAGTCTTTTGGGAAGGTATCCTTCATCCCTGACCTTAACCAGCCACAGAAGCGTTTCCTCGTGTCAGTTGGGGACAGGAGGCCCAGATTCATCACAACCTTTTATTCTCCTCTCCTGGTATATCTGATCTATGATAGCATTAATAATAGCTGCCGCGGAATACCTTGTCGCCCTCTGTGCCttgcccacctccaggcctgtgcAGATCTCTACCAGCCATTCGAAGGCCATTAAAAAAGTATTTACTTATCAGCCTCTCTGGGTCTGTCACTTTATTTTCAAGCCTGATGCCCAGAAGGGAGAAAACGAGTGACCTTCCTCTGGCCTACTGTGAATTGTCACAACTCTGAATTGTCTATCCTTCCATTTGCTGCTTCGTTCATTGTCAAACGACAATGATGGAGGCTACCATTAAATGAGGATATGATTACACTTTTCTTTAGAACATCAATTCTTATAACTATTTTGACTTAGAAAGGTACTTTTTAAGACATGACGTAAGCATTGAACTCCGTCCATACGTCAATTTTCTACACCGCTTATCCTATTCCCATCATACTGGAACATATAACAACTGACTTTGGGCAAAAGGCAGACTATGTACATCCTGGACTGGTCAATCACAAGCACATTTAATTACAGACAACCTTGAACCTTTCATCATGACCTACATACTGCTACTGAGTGATAATTGGACCTATGCTGGCTACACAGAAGTTAGGGGAATGAACCGTTACAATGTCTGGTGTTGCTCTCAAAAGCAAAAATAAGACTACGGGCACATTTTTCATGCCCAGTGCAAGTCTAGTGCAAATCACAGTTTAACTGTGTGTATAGATCAGGTTTGCTTTCTTTATTTTCATAGACAGACAAATGGGTGTTTGCActgttgtgggagtgaacacaaacagcttctttccccccaTGGGTGGATAATCTCAGATCACCGCTGTGAAGTGGGCACTTTTCACTTGTTTTTACTCTGATTGTTTGAGTCTATTTGTAGCAACCAGCTCCACCACCAAAAACTAATAAAGAGAATAATAATGCATTCAATTAAAATATTCCTTCCAATAATCAGAAAGTTCAGTGCAGGCTGTTGTCATATTCATGAGTGAAATAAGATGACATTCCACCAACAGGGTGCAGAATCTGTCTGCCTGTGCTACGATCAAATCCACCAGAATTACATTCCACCACCTGCGCCACAGCATAAGAGTTTTCACACGGAGCAAAAGCATGCCTGTCTACAAAAACTAAGAACTAGATGCTGACCTTGAGGATACAaagacaaatgactacaaatgtTACTGTGAATCAGCAAGTTTGCTTGCTTTTGTTTTAtgtaccatatatatatataaaataatgttaAAATATATTCCCACTAGTTATTGTTTCCGCCTTCCAGTCAGCCAATCATGTTttagttatttagttatttgaTTTATCCATTGTGTTCAGCACAAATTCTAACTCCTGGCAAAATAATGATTGCGCTTTACTGTAAATGTTCGATACATATCTTGCTAGTGTTGATGGCAATACTACATAGCTCCATAATTGCTGCTTTCACTTTATTTCATGAGTGTCGTGGCTCAGGTGGTAGATTGGCCATCTTCCAACCATAAGGTTGTGTGTCCTTGTGCAAAGTACTTAACCCCCAGTTACCCCAGGTACCGCAATAAGTGCGACACAAGTACAAGCCCATTTGTTCATATTATATGACTTAATTCCTTTCGCTTCCATATTGATTTCTTCCAACAGTAGTAATGTAACCAGACAAAAATCATGTCATTGTCTAAATCTGTGATTTCCAACCACTGTGCTGCAACACGTTACTTTGCCTTAAAACCCAATGTATTTTGCTGTTACCCGGCCATCCATTTTCCTCATTAAGGTCACGGGTGAACTGGGGCCTATCCCAGCTAACTTAACGCGACAGACAGGGTACATCCTTAacgggtcgccagccaatcattcCAATGATAAATTGGCCATTCTTTTCACTGCACCCTCATTTTGATTATTCTCATTGCCCAACAGAAAATAACTCATGAGAGACAGTGAAGGCTTCCTCCCAGAGACACTTATGTCTTATCAGCCACAGCCATGGTCTACTTTATGTGTCcttaacttcaactgacctttaAAAGGCCTGATTATTTCCAGCCACAATCTTCACTCAGCAATATGCTCCCAACACAAAAGGATATTACGCCTGGACTTGCTGGTCTGATAATTCAAAATCTGGTCACAGCACTGAGCAGAAACAGAATTCCCTCCTATTCTATTATCATTTCTCTGCCACCACCTTCACCTTATCATGGCTTTTCTAGTCCTATTCACCCAAGTGCGCCACTATTTGAAGCGCTTCTGTGGGTGTTTATCGTATCGTAAAAGtactttggatttttatttgcaACAATTAAAATCCGATATTTGCATCTGCCTCCCAGGACAAATTACACATTGAGCGGAATGCTTTGCACTTTTAGAAATCTCTGCATTAAGGTTATCCCACGCCTGTAGCTCCCCCGAAAGCACCATTTGATTACAACACACAAGAAACCAAATGGGACTGAAAGTtctaagctaaaaaaaaaaaaaaatgtaattttacctgtggtcatttgataattgAAGGTTAGAGTGGGTCATATTTTTCACCTACAGAACAAATAATAGTCTGATGTCACGCTCTCATCACCCCCAAGCCGAAATGTTAACCAGATACGTGATGACTGTTTTTCGACAGAGGCTATTACCAACCAATTGTGGCCAACAAAGTAATTTtgggattgattttttttttttttttttttttgcattggtaGATGAGGCTTTAATAAACAGCAATAAAGGTTGTCATTTTTTTGGTTTAACTCTATTACCAAAGTTACTTTGTGGGCAAAAGATCAATGACAAAAGACATTTAAGGATTgattttgatcttttttaagGAAAATCTTAATTAACATACCATTTGATTTCAATGGCCCAATACACTGCTGAGAATAAAATTGATATGCAGTGAAATGTGAATGAAACAGTGGGAGGACTATAGATCATAGAAGCATCCTCAGTTACTGTGGTATATAGTATAATgaagtactaaaaaaaaaaacctttgtctTTTCTGTGACAAATATGTGCAGTGTCACCTTCTGTTGGGCTACGTGTGACCACATCAGTTGAAAGATAAACTCAAGAAGGGGAAAGAAATAATACTTCACCAGATGTCTTTGGCAGATGTGCCCGCAAAAGCTTAAAAGAATATCTGGAACTGATTTAGAAAAGTGAAATCTGATATATTCATatgaacacatttatttttctcttcaTAATTCCCAAAGATGAAATGTAACTCACATTCTGATGTACATTTGTGGACAGGTATGCAAAACAAAATTGAGCAACGAGGAACAGATGCCACTAAGGAATTTAGAAAGTTGTTTTTATCACACATTGGTCCACTGCATGCAGTTGCTCCTTACACAtctgatgttgttgtttttttaacctAGACTAAGAAGAAGAACTTTAAACTGCAGTCTTCAGCTTTTCTACAGTGTAGAGCATTGCTGCCATCTAGGGGGTTTGTATGCCTTCTCAAGGGATATGTAGATTAACTGGCAACTGAATTTTAGCTGATTTCAGTATGATTGATGAGTTACTGTAAATTTCATTCTAACACGGTTGCTTGATGTCATCATTATATCATTATAAAATTTTCTCTACCCCTAAAACCTAGTCCAATACTACCAGAACATTATCAGGTGTAGTCAAGGTGATTACAATAATTTACTAGATGTTTCGTTGCCATGTTTTGGGAAAATATAATACACTGACATTTAATCTTCTGTGCTTTTTGTACTAGCTACCTCTTTTTTGATTTGTTTGATTGGGTGGACCACAATGAGTAAAAGTTTTCAAACGTTTCTTTTACAGAGGCTTCATCTTTGTCACTCAAGCTGTCTTTGCCTTTAATACTACTTTAAGAGCCTCATTATGTTGTTGCAATACAGCAGAGGGATCTGTGCACTTAGGTGTGAATGCCAGCCATTTGGCCTTCATACAGTAGAGGACAGACAGATAAATTGAGATAATGTACAATTTTGTGAGAGTGTCACAACTCTTGCATGTCTTTACCCCTATTATGCATAACAGGCAACAGTGCAATGGGTATGATGAGTTGAGTTAGAATCATTCATGCACTTGTATCTGCAGAATTAAGGGGCAACATATGTTAATTGTTGAAAAAAATGGTTTGTCTCTATGATCAAGCACTTTTTCTTTACCGTTATTCAAGAAGTTTATTTCAGTGAGCCACCAGCATTTGCTCTGTCTGCTGGTTCTATCAACAAAATTATTAAAATTTATGATTATGCTTGTTTgacctcacgcacgcacgcacacaatacCACTAAATTGTTTAAGATATGTCGTTGCTCGTATTACATTTTCATGACATTCTTGTTTTTCTTTACTGTAATGACCAAAAATtaacaataattaaaaaataacatttttgaaacGGGAAGTCATtttcatacatatatatatatataatttgtaTAATAAGGGCAACGCGGAACCATTCTTTTGCATTATTGTTTCTCTGGGGAACCAAACGTCCATCGAGAGCTGAAGATTTCCTGTTTTCAAACCCGGGGCGACAACAACACTGATCAAGTTGattgtacatttatttttcatgttttattaAGACACACAACGCCGTTGTTTCAACGGGAAGAAAACACGAAACGAGGCAAGATTTTACTCATATTTGATAGATACTTAAGTTTGCAGCATACAGCAAAGATATGGAATGTTGAAATTAATGTAGTTTACCAGTGAAGTTGGGAAGGGCTTCTCTGCAACCAAGATCGTATCTGGACACAGTAacgttttaaatgtattttggaAATTTGCCAGAAGAATTTTCAGATAGTTATGCTATTGGATGCGATTGCAGCCCCCTTGAAATGCCacttttgcaacaatatacaagTACGGATGCTAGATTTTGTGTCATTAATATTCTACCCTCCCGTAAATTTGCGAATAATTTAAATCGAGATTATCATTActtatattattttttgtgaCGATCAATTTCTTTGGTAGTGTGTCGTTACTCGTGAGTTTTTTCCTAATGTCAACCCTGTGGCTTGGCCAGATAAAGATTGGGAGGTATTGCCTTAAAACGATTTGATGAGACATGCCTTACCTCCACGGCTTTCGAAGGATCATATATGAGTATCAACCATTGGTGGATGCTATCATGAGTGTGGTTGGACTGGAAGAAGGAGACAGTGGTCACGAGAGCAGGTTAGCAGACCTTGCAAAAATGAGTTTGTTGTCGGTACATCATTTCACAGAGTTAAAATGTGCcgtctttttttgtttcctgACACAGAAGTCCAGAAGATGAGACACGTCTGTGCAGTTCTTTAATGGAGTTGCTGGAGCGAGAGTCCCATTCTGAAGAGTTTATGAACGGCATCAGCTATGCTCTGTTTAAAATGGCTGAGCGGGGACAGGTGGAGGCTGCTGAAGTCCTTTTACAGTACGGAGCAGATCTTAATTTTGAAGGTGAGTGTATATACTACTGCCCTTTCAGTATTTTTCCTGTGAGCTTCCCTGAAGCACAAACTTTAAATGTAGATTGAAAGTAAGTTTATTATACACATACATTTGGTACTCGCATACCATATCATCCTGTCAATGAACTACAGTGCACGGCAGGACTCAGCAAATGTTACCTGTACAAGCCATCTTCCCTCAGGGCCACTCTGTGAACAAAAGCAAATGATTTATCTTTCACATGTCTGTCTCTCTCCCTCTTCATGTGCTTTCCACAATAGTAATTCTCATAATTTTTCCCTGTAGAGCATCTGCAAATTTCCTTTTCTGTCTCCCAAATATGTATTTGTATTACTTTCCTGTGTGAGAGTTTAATGATCAAACCATTGAGGTcaactgaaagtaatgttttttGAATCAGTCTGTCACTAGTTCAAAATGCTCAGCGGATGCAGAGCAGGGTTAGCTGGTGTCCTCTGTAACACTGTTGCAGAAACCCGCATTAAGTCTTGTAAAGTCATTGCGTTCTTAAATGTAATATGTTTTTCTCCTCAATTCCCAAGATCCAGTGTCATTCTACAGTCCCCTGCATATAGCGGTTCTGAGAAACAGACCAAACATGGTGAAATTGCTCATTGAGCACCAAGCTCACATTGAAGAAAGAGACCGGGTGAGTCAAATAAAATTACCATGGTTTATGGTCAGAGCTGCATAAAATGTCTTTGTTAATCATTGGGTGCTTTACAGTGGCATGATACTCCAATGCAACATACTGAGTGTTGTATCTAATATTTGCTTTACAATATTTAATACATGGCAGCTCAGTGGTCCATGTGACGAGCATGTCTACCTCACAGTCAAAGGATGCGGAGTTGCTTTTTCTCACACTTTTTGTGTTGTGTTCATTGAAACATCTAAATTGCTCATAGGGATTGattgcgaccagttcagggtgtagctTGACACTCACCAGGGGTCACCGGTTCTACCAAGTGCTGTTTGCGTTGTTTTTCAATTGTTCATTTTGCAGAAGTAACAATTTATCACTCTTTAGATTCATGAGAGCAGCCCCTTGGATCTTGCCAGTGAGGACTCGGACCGTTTGCCCTGCCTGCTTGCGTTGCTTGACCTGGGTGCCGATGTGAACGCATGCGATAAACGAGGTGCGTTCATGTTAACCCTGTTTTCAATAGTATTCATTTTATTCACTAAAACACCCTTGTGTTAAAGGGGGGGCTAAACAgaaacattgtttttaaaaatcttgTTGTGTAAACAGGGTTTAATAGTTAGAGATACACTTTGTTTACATGTGATGTTTTTGATGTTGTCTAAAGGAAAAACCCCTTTGATTCATGCCTTGGCAAGCAGTGATGGGTTAACTGTGAACAACACAGAGAATATTCAGCTTCTCCTTCAGAGAGGTATTGACCAcgcacattgctgttgctcacTTCCCCATCTTGTTTATTCATATAAAAACATTGAACATTGCTGATACATCCTCAAGATTATGCTTTGGGAGATCAAAAATTAGTCATTAGACCAGGGGTGCCCAGGTACGGTCCTCCCGCGTGTGATGAAATAAATACACGGTctggcaaaatgatctgacacatttgtaggtttaataaaatgcaaataaattaaagaaacaaaaaagttttattttattttggaaaagtaCATATGATgccgttttgtttcgtttcatgtaattttcattttgttgttgaataatgctattttgttttttttcagttgccAACAAAaaccaaatgaaatgaaacaaaacaaaacaaaattgcattatatgtacttttcgaggaaaaaaaaccaaacgtattgtttctttaatttatttgcattttactaaacctacaaatgtgtcagatcattttgccggaaCCTGTAAATAATAGTGTCTATCACCACAAATGTCCATTTTATGCTTTACATTTCAAGCGGGATTAAAGTAAAGTCAAATATGAAGTCAATACTAGAATTCAAAAAGAGTCATGAAAAATCTAAACAGTCGGTCAGTTTCCCAAACCATCTTGTGGCTCCTAATGATGACGTCCGGGTCGGATATGCTTGACCTAGCTGTTCAGACTGCGGTTGCGTTGCAAATAATCCAATACGTAACAAATCTAGAAGTAGGCCGAGCacggatttaaaaaaatattggtaTTGAGCCATTcagactgtttaaaaaaaatctaatacagGTTCCATATTGGCAAAAACATCATAAATGAGCTGCAATGTGAACATAGTCTTGGATTCAAGTGCACCTCTTGCTCAGGTGCTGACGTCCAAGCAGTTACTGAAGATGGTGAAACAGTTGCGTCCTTGTTGGTGTTTCTGGTCAAGGAGGCATTTGACGCCAATGCTGAGGAAGCTGCTGAGATGGGAAAATTCTGCTTAAAAACCATGCAGTTACTGCTGGCCCATGGTGTGGACCCTAGCTGTGACGTGAATGACAGCGATTCGTCCCTGACCCAAACAAGCCTGGAGCACTTTGACTTGCTTTTCCCCTTGGCCGTGCTTATAGTCCAGAGCGGAGCCTCTTTATTTTGTGCCCACAGTGACTCCTGCTGGCAAGCTTCCACAATTATTTTCCAGCGGCTTCAGACAGCCCTGCGGCAGTGCTTGGATCCAAATTATGCCTCTGAGCTCCTTGAGCAAGCTGAAATTTTGCTGGATCTAGTGAAAGTAAACTACCCCACAGTGAGCCTGCATTCCAGGCTGGGACCTCTTACACTTGGACAAGGCCCTCATCCATATGCTCAAGAGCTACAAAATCTACACAGCCGAGTAGTCATGCATGATGCTTCCCCTGCTGCTCTCAAGTGCCTTTGCAGGGCGTTGATTAGGGGCCACCTCCAGCCCTGGCCATTGGAAGAAAAAATCAATGCTTTGCCGCTACCGGACAGACTGAAAGGATTCCTTCTTCCTGAGCGTACATATAAGCCAAAGCCTGGTTGGGACTGTTTTAAGCCCCAGCAAAGACAGCTCTGATCGTCTGCTATGTCCCAATTTTGTTTTAGTACATTACAGAACATGCATCAAGCAACCGGGCATTCCCCATCAACTACAACAGAAAACCTACAAACGATTGAGGCATGCTGTGCAGATCTAATCATCTGTGcttttcattttgcttttttatttgttaactTCAAGACCCATAACACAAATTTGATTGCAGCATGACATTTGTGACGCGGTGACACGTTCAAAGCGTTCTGATGTGAGGCTGCGTCAGGAGTACTGCAAATCTTTGTAATTGTCACTAGATGGCAGTATTTCTCTATGAGGGATTTACGCTGCAGCCTGTTAAAAGTTGTTCTAACACAATTGCATTGACTTAGCTCCCCAAAGTGGttgtgatgtgattttttttcttcccacttGGAATAAAGTTTgactaataaaaagaaaaagactggTGAAAAAGAACTGATGTTGGTCAACTTTCCACGCAAAAATCCGCCACAGTAATTTCCTAATGATGCGGCCAGAATGCAATATAACTACGTTCACTGACCCTAAAGACAAGAGTGTGCATGTTTTATTCCCACATTAATAGCCCAAACCTTGTAATTAATGGTAACACCAACCATGTTAACTGCAAAGGTGCAACAAAAGTGACCCATAGGTGCTCATACTTGAACTGGCTTCACAATGACCATGTAGCTGCAGGAGCTCCTTGCATGTAAAGTTTGCCCAAGCATCCTTAAtgc
This portion of the Syngnathus scovelli strain Florida chromosome 3, RoL_Ssco_1.2, whole genome shotgun sequence genome encodes:
- the asb6 gene encoding ankyrin repeat and SOCS box protein 6 isoform X2 translates to MPYLHGFRRIIYEYQPLVDAIMSVVGLEEGDSGHESSPEDETRLCSSLMELLERESHSEEFMNGISYALFKMAERGQVEAAEVLLQYGADLNFEDPVSFYSPLHIAVLRNRPNMVKLLIEHQAHIEERDRIHESSPLDLASEDSDRLPCLLALLDLGADVNACDKRGKTPLIHALASSDGLTVNNTENIQLLLQRGADVQAVTEDGETVASLLVFLVKEAFDANAEEAAEMGKFCLKTMQLLLAHGVDPSCDVNDSDSSLTQTSLEHFDLLFPLAVLIVQSGASLFCAHSDSCWQASTIIFQRLQTALRQCLDPNYASELLEQAEILLDLVKVNYPTVSLHSRLGPLTLGQGPHPYAQELQNLHSRVVMHDASPAALKCLCRALIRGHLQPWPLEEKINALPLPDRLKGFLLPERTYKPKPGWDCFKPQQRQL
- the asb6 gene encoding ankyrin repeat and SOCS box protein 6 isoform X1; its protein translation is MPYLHGFRRIIYEYQPLVDAIMSVVGLEEGDSGHESRSPEDETRLCSSLMELLERESHSEEFMNGISYALFKMAERGQVEAAEVLLQYGADLNFEDPVSFYSPLHIAVLRNRPNMVKLLIEHQAHIEERDRIHESSPLDLASEDSDRLPCLLALLDLGADVNACDKRGKTPLIHALASSDGLTVNNTENIQLLLQRGADVQAVTEDGETVASLLVFLVKEAFDANAEEAAEMGKFCLKTMQLLLAHGVDPSCDVNDSDSSLTQTSLEHFDLLFPLAVLIVQSGASLFCAHSDSCWQASTIIFQRLQTALRQCLDPNYASELLEQAEILLDLVKVNYPTVSLHSRLGPLTLGQGPHPYAQELQNLHSRVVMHDASPAALKCLCRALIRGHLQPWPLEEKINALPLPDRLKGFLLPERTYKPKPGWDCFKPQQRQL
- the asb6 gene encoding ankyrin repeat and SOCS box protein 6 isoform X3: MSVVGLEEGDSGHESRSPEDETRLCSSLMELLERESHSEEFMNGISYALFKMAERGQVEAAEVLLQYGADLNFEDPVSFYSPLHIAVLRNRPNMVKLLIEHQAHIEERDRIHESSPLDLASEDSDRLPCLLALLDLGADVNACDKRGKTPLIHALASSDGLTVNNTENIQLLLQRGADVQAVTEDGETVASLLVFLVKEAFDANAEEAAEMGKFCLKTMQLLLAHGVDPSCDVNDSDSSLTQTSLEHFDLLFPLAVLIVQSGASLFCAHSDSCWQASTIIFQRLQTALRQCLDPNYASELLEQAEILLDLVKVNYPTVSLHSRLGPLTLGQGPHPYAQELQNLHSRVVMHDASPAALKCLCRALIRGHLQPWPLEEKINALPLPDRLKGFLLPERTYKPKPGWDCFKPQQRQL
- the asb6 gene encoding ankyrin repeat and SOCS box protein 6 isoform X4, with product MSVVGLEEGDSGHESSPEDETRLCSSLMELLERESHSEEFMNGISYALFKMAERGQVEAAEVLLQYGADLNFEDPVSFYSPLHIAVLRNRPNMVKLLIEHQAHIEERDRIHESSPLDLASEDSDRLPCLLALLDLGADVNACDKRGKTPLIHALASSDGLTVNNTENIQLLLQRGADVQAVTEDGETVASLLVFLVKEAFDANAEEAAEMGKFCLKTMQLLLAHGVDPSCDVNDSDSSLTQTSLEHFDLLFPLAVLIVQSGASLFCAHSDSCWQASTIIFQRLQTALRQCLDPNYASELLEQAEILLDLVKVNYPTVSLHSRLGPLTLGQGPHPYAQELQNLHSRVVMHDASPAALKCLCRALIRGHLQPWPLEEKINALPLPDRLKGFLLPERTYKPKPGWDCFKPQQRQL